The following are encoded together in the Streptomyces asoensis genome:
- a CDS encoding amidohydrolase family protein gives MDNALETAEATESLPLIISVDDHTVEPATVWQDRLPKKHLDTGPRVVRAPLKEMSFLGGRFKPVMGEPGDEGPVGDWWVYEDLRRPLTRLDTAVGFSRDEIKLEVITYEQMRPGSYDVPSRLADMDVNHVQSAVCFPTFPRFCGQTFTEAADRELGLLCVRAYNDWTVEEWCGPEARGRLIPLTLIPLWDAELAAQEVRRNAARGVRAVAFSEIPPHLGLPSVHTDYWDPFLAACDETGTVVAMHIGSSSRMPSTSADAPPAVGSTITFANCCFSMVDWLMSGKFERFPNLKVMYAEGQIGWIPYILERADVVWEENRGWGGVADKVHRPPSELFAGHVYGCFFDDAFGLRNLDSVGVGNVLYETDYPHSDSTWPKSREVGEAQMGHLAPDVVERIVRGNAIELLGLTPDGLWSPR, from the coding sequence ATGGACAACGCACTGGAGACCGCCGAGGCCACGGAGAGCCTCCCGCTGATCATCTCCGTCGACGACCACACCGTGGAGCCGGCCACCGTCTGGCAGGACCGCCTCCCGAAGAAGCACCTCGACACCGGCCCCCGGGTCGTCCGCGCCCCGCTGAAGGAGATGTCCTTCCTCGGCGGCCGCTTCAAGCCCGTCATGGGCGAACCCGGCGACGAGGGGCCCGTCGGCGACTGGTGGGTCTACGAGGACCTGCGGCGCCCCCTCACCCGCCTGGACACCGCCGTCGGCTTCAGCCGGGACGAGATCAAGCTGGAGGTCATCACCTACGAGCAGATGCGCCCCGGCTCCTACGACGTCCCGTCCCGCCTCGCGGACATGGACGTCAACCACGTCCAGTCCGCCGTCTGCTTCCCCACCTTCCCGCGCTTTTGCGGCCAGACCTTCACCGAGGCGGCCGACCGTGAACTGGGCCTGCTGTGCGTGCGCGCCTACAACGACTGGACGGTGGAGGAGTGGTGCGGCCCCGAAGCCCGCGGCCGGCTGATCCCCCTCACCCTCATCCCCCTGTGGGACGCCGAGCTGGCGGCGCAGGAGGTCCGGCGCAACGCGGCCCGCGGGGTGCGCGCGGTCGCCTTCTCCGAGATACCCCCGCACCTGGGCCTGCCCTCCGTCCACACCGACTACTGGGACCCCTTCCTCGCCGCCTGCGACGAGACCGGCACGGTGGTCGCCATGCACATCGGCTCCAGCAGCCGGATGCCCTCCACCTCCGCCGACGCCCCGCCCGCGGTCGGATCGACGATCACCTTCGCCAACTGCTGCTTCTCGATGGTCGACTGGCTGATGAGCGGCAAGTTCGAGCGCTTCCCGAACCTGAAGGTGATGTACGCGGAGGGCCAGATCGGCTGGATCCCGTACATCCTGGAGCGCGCCGACGTGGTCTGGGAGGAGAACCGCGGGTGGGGCGGCGTCGCGGACAAGGTCCACCGGCCGCCGTCCGAGCTGTTCGCCGGTCACGTCTACGGCTGCTTCTTCGACGACGCCTTCGGTCTGCGCAACCTGGACTCCGTCGGCGTCGGGAACGTCCTCTACGAGACCGACTACCCCCACTCCGACTCCACCTGGCCGAAGTCGCGGGAGGTCGGCGAGGCGCAGATGGGTCACCTGGCGCCGGACGTGGTGGAGCGGATCGTACGGGGCAACGCCATCGAGCTGCTGGGGCTGACCCCGGACGGCCTGTGGAGCCCGCGGTGA
- a CDS encoding sigma-like protein, with translation MSSTEKQSPDITTLENHSPVPPVLKDTVTQGPTTPATSTTPAAPADDEITTLENHSPAPPALGLGGGK, from the coding sequence ATGAGCAGCACCGAGAAGCAGTCGCCGGACATCACCACGCTGGAGAACCACTCGCCCGTACCGCCGGTCCTCAAGGACACGGTGACGCAGGGGCCCACGACGCCGGCCACGTCCACCACGCCGGCCGCTCCCGCCGACGACGAGATCACCACGCTGGAGAACCACTCGCCGGCCCCGCCCGCGCTGGGCCTGGGCGGCGGCAAGTAG
- a CDS encoding SDR family NAD(P)-dependent oxidoreductase: protein MGKLDGRVVLVTGAARGQGEQEARLFREEGAEVVVADVLDEQGRAVAEEIGALYVHLDVGAEEDWTEAVRVARREHGHLDGLVNNAGILRFNALVDTALDEFMQVVRVNQVGCFLGIRTVAPQLSDGGTIVNTASYTGLTGMAAVGAYAATKHAVLGLTRVAALELAPRRIRVNAVCPGAIDTAMSNPARLDPDTDPEETTRALDSLYRKLVPLGRIGRADEVARLALFLTSQDSSYITGQPFVIDGGWLAGVSVI, encoded by the coding sequence ATGGGCAAGCTCGACGGACGGGTCGTCCTCGTCACCGGGGCAGCGCGGGGCCAGGGCGAGCAGGAGGCGCGGCTGTTCCGGGAGGAGGGCGCCGAGGTCGTCGTGGCCGATGTGCTCGACGAGCAGGGGCGGGCCGTCGCCGAGGAGATCGGCGCGCTCTACGTCCACCTGGACGTCGGGGCGGAGGAGGACTGGACCGAGGCCGTCCGCGTCGCCCGGCGGGAGCACGGGCATCTCGACGGCCTCGTCAACAACGCCGGCATCCTGCGCTTCAACGCCCTCGTCGACACCGCCCTCGACGAGTTCATGCAGGTCGTGCGGGTCAACCAGGTCGGCTGTTTCCTGGGGATCCGCACCGTCGCGCCCCAGCTGTCCGACGGCGGCACGATCGTGAACACCGCCTCCTACACCGGGCTCACCGGCATGGCGGCGGTCGGTGCCTACGCGGCGACCAAGCACGCCGTACTCGGTCTCACCCGTGTCGCCGCCCTGGAGCTGGCCCCCCGCCGTATCCGGGTCAACGCGGTGTGCCCCGGCGCCATCGACACCGCGATGTCCAATCCGGCCCGGCTGGACCCGGACACCGACCCCGAGGAGACGACGCGCGCCCTCGACTCCCTGTACCGCAAGCTCGTCCCGCTGGGCCGCATCGGCCGCGCGGACGAGGTGGCCCGGCTCGCCCTCTTCCTCACCTCGCAGGACTCCTCCTACATCACCGGGCAGCCCTTCGTGATCGACGGGGGCTGGCTGGCGGGCGTCTCGGTCATCTGA
- a CDS encoding FadD3 family acyl-CoA ligase: MRGDMEWGTIPGLVRRSAERYAATEAVVEGRTRISYAELGARVERATAACLGHGVRAGDRVAIWAPNSLDWMVAALGAVGAGAVLVPLNTRFKGAEAADVLRRSGARLLFVTGTFLGTSYVASLRRAAARGAGTGPLPGLPALERVVVLSDDAPADFRTWKEFLAGGDGVGAAQVRAREDEVAGEWPSDIVFTSGTTGRPKGAVITHAQTLRAYEVWSDLAGLRKGDRYLIVNPFFHTFGYKAGVIACLMRGATMIPQPVFNVDTVLANVASERVSVLPGPPTLHQSLLDHAARDKHDLSALRLVVTGAAVVPLRLVERLRGELGVETVLTAYGLSEASGVVTMCRRGDDPSVIASTSGRAIPGTEVRVDAEPGEPGEILVRGFNVMRGYYEDEAATARALTPDGWLRTGDVGVLDAAGNLRITDRLKDMFIVGGFNAYPAEIEQRLGLHPDVADVAVIGVPDPRLGEVGKAYVVRRPGALSTADDLIAWARREMANYKVPRAVEFVTELPRNASGKVVKGALRSR; this comes from the coding sequence ATGCGCGGTGACATGGAGTGGGGGACGATCCCCGGTCTGGTCCGACGGTCGGCCGAGCGGTACGCGGCGACCGAGGCCGTGGTGGAGGGCCGCACCCGGATCTCGTACGCGGAACTGGGCGCCCGGGTCGAACGCGCCACGGCGGCCTGTCTGGGGCACGGGGTCCGGGCCGGCGACCGCGTGGCGATCTGGGCCCCCAACTCGCTGGACTGGATGGTCGCGGCCCTGGGCGCGGTCGGGGCGGGAGCGGTGCTCGTCCCCCTGAACACCCGCTTCAAGGGCGCCGAGGCGGCGGACGTCCTGCGCCGCAGCGGGGCCCGGCTGCTCTTCGTCACCGGCACGTTCCTGGGGACGTCGTACGTGGCGTCGCTGCGGCGGGCGGCGGCCCGGGGCGCCGGGACCGGCCCGCTGCCGGGGCTCCCCGCGCTGGAGCGGGTCGTGGTGCTCTCCGACGACGCCCCGGCGGACTTCCGCACCTGGAAGGAGTTCCTGGCGGGCGGCGACGGCGTCGGGGCCGCGCAGGTTCGGGCACGGGAGGACGAGGTGGCGGGGGAGTGGCCCTCGGACATCGTCTTCACCTCGGGCACGACGGGCCGGCCCAAGGGCGCGGTGATCACCCACGCGCAGACCCTGCGGGCGTACGAGGTGTGGTCCGACCTCGCGGGCCTGCGAAAGGGCGACCGCTATCTGATCGTGAACCCCTTCTTCCACACCTTCGGCTACAAGGCGGGCGTGATCGCCTGTCTGATGCGGGGCGCGACGATGATCCCCCAGCCGGTGTTCAACGTGGACACGGTCCTCGCGAACGTGGCGTCGGAACGGGTGTCGGTGCTGCCCGGGCCGCCGACGCTGCACCAGTCGCTGCTGGACCACGCGGCACGGGACAAGCACGACCTGTCGGCCCTGCGGCTGGTGGTGACCGGCGCGGCGGTCGTGCCGCTGCGGCTCGTCGAGCGGCTGCGGGGCGAACTGGGCGTGGAGACCGTCCTGACGGCGTACGGCCTCTCGGAGGCCAGCGGCGTCGTCACGATGTGCCGGCGCGGGGACGACCCGTCGGTCATCGCCTCGACGTCGGGACGGGCGATCCCCGGCACCGAGGTGCGGGTGGACGCGGAGCCGGGCGAACCCGGGGAGATCCTGGTCCGGGGCTTCAACGTCATGCGCGGCTACTACGAGGACGAGGCGGCCACCGCACGGGCGCTCACCCCGGACGGCTGGCTGCGCACGGGTGACGTGGGTGTCCTGGACGCCGCCGGCAACCTGCGGATCACCGACCGGCTGAAGGACATGTTCATCGTCGGCGGCTTCAACGCCTACCCGGCGGAGATAGAGCAGCGCCTGGGCCTGCACCCGGACGTGGCCGACGTGGCGGTGATCGGCGTCCCCGATCCCCGGCTGGGAGAGGTGGGCAAGGCGTACGTGGTGCGCAGGCCGGGCGCGCTGTCCACGGCCGACGACCTGATCGCCTGGGCCCGCCGCGAGATGGCCAACTACAAGGTGCCCAGGGCCGTGGAGTTCGTGACGGAACTCCCGCGCAACGCGAGCGGCAAGGTGGTGAAGGGCGCACTCCGGTCCCGCTGA
- a CDS encoding lipid-transfer protein, with protein sequence MPAGTGLKDATAIVGIGQTPFARHLPEDERTLACRAVIAALDDAGIAPGEVDALASYTMEETDEVELAKAVGFGDLTFFSKIGFGGGGSCATVAHLASAIACGQATVGVAWRSRKRGSGPRPWTNTAVQLPTPAQWTRPFGLLRPADEIAMLARRWLHEYGATRDHLFNVALACRNRANQNPAAVMYERPLTREMYMSSRWISEPLCLYDNCLETDGALACVVVSAERARDCRRRPVYVHSAAQGLPAQHHGMVNYWNDDPLTGPAWTAARHLWKHADFTPPDVDVAQIYDAFTPLVPLSLEGYGFCARGEGGAFTEGGALETGGRLPLNTGGGGLSEAYVHGFNLINEGVKQLRGTSTAQVPGAATCLVTAGEGVPTSALLLRN encoded by the coding sequence ATGCCCGCAGGGACCGGACTCAAGGACGCCACCGCCATCGTCGGCATCGGCCAGACGCCCTTCGCCAGACACCTCCCCGAGGACGAACGGACCCTCGCCTGCCGGGCCGTGATCGCCGCCCTCGACGACGCCGGGATCGCCCCCGGCGAGGTCGACGCCCTCGCCTCCTACACCATGGAGGAGACGGACGAGGTCGAGCTCGCCAAGGCGGTCGGCTTCGGGGACCTGACGTTCTTCAGCAAGATCGGTTTCGGTGGCGGCGGTTCCTGCGCCACCGTCGCCCACCTCGCCTCCGCCATCGCCTGCGGGCAGGCCACTGTGGGCGTCGCCTGGCGGTCGCGCAAGCGGGGCTCGGGGCCGCGCCCCTGGACCAACACGGCCGTACAGCTGCCCACTCCGGCCCAGTGGACCCGGCCGTTCGGACTGCTGCGGCCCGCCGACGAGATAGCCATGCTCGCCCGCCGCTGGCTCCACGAGTACGGCGCGACCCGCGACCACCTGTTCAACGTCGCCCTCGCCTGCCGCAACCGAGCCAACCAGAACCCCGCCGCCGTGATGTACGAACGCCCCCTCACCCGCGAGATGTACATGTCGTCCCGGTGGATCAGCGAACCCCTGTGCCTGTACGACAACTGCCTGGAGACGGACGGGGCGCTGGCGTGCGTGGTGGTGAGCGCCGAGCGGGCCCGGGACTGCCGCCGCAGGCCCGTCTACGTCCACTCCGCCGCGCAGGGTCTGCCGGCCCAGCACCACGGCATGGTCAACTACTGGAACGACGACCCGCTGACCGGGCCCGCCTGGACGGCCGCCCGGCACCTGTGGAAGCACGCCGACTTCACACCGCCCGATGTCGACGTCGCGCAGATCTACGACGCCTTCACGCCGCTGGTGCCGCTGTCCCTGGAGGGGTACGGGTTCTGCGCCCGGGGCGAGGGAGGCGCGTTCACCGAGGGCGGCGCCCTGGAGACCGGCGGACGGCTGCCCCTGAACACCGGCGGCGGCGGCCTCAGCGAGGCCTACGTCCATGGCTTCAACCTGATCAACGAGGGCGTGAAGCAGCTGCGCGGGACCAGCACCGCCCAGGTACCGGGCGCCGCGACCTGCCTGGTCACCGCCGGTGAGGGTGTCCCCACCTCCGCCCTGCTGCTCAGGAACTGA
- a CDS encoding AfsR/SARP family transcriptional regulator has protein sequence MDDRAGHHAPRVPEQRRPGSPEEPATLRFDVLGPVRACRGDERLATGSPQQRALLAALLLREGRTATAAELIDALWGDEPPSQALAAVRTYASRLRKVLDPGVLVSESGGYAVRVPDDGALDLAVAQEWAAQAEKARGAGDLSRAREVLNRTLALWDGEALAGVPGPYAEAQRVRLEEWRLGLLESRLDMDLEQGCHAEAVSELTALTAAYPLRERLRELLMLALYRSGRQAEALAVYADTRRLLAEELGVDPRAGLRSLQHRILQADPELAEPSAPAAEPAMVRVRPAQLPATVPDFTGRSAFVRELGEVLAGAGDGVCAGGRVMAVSALAGIGGVGKTTLAVHVAHQARPAFPDGQLYVDLQGAGPRSAEPETVLGSFLRALGTADSAIPDSLEERAALYRSVLDGRRVLVLLDNAKDAAQIRPLLPGTEGCAALVTSRVRMVDLAGAHLVDLDVMSPEEALALFTRIVGEERVAAEREAALDVVAACGFLPLAIRIAASRLAARRTWTVSVLAAKLADERRRLDELQAGDLAVKATFELGYGALEPAQARAFRLLGLADGPDISLAAAAAVLDLPADDTEDLLESLVDTSLLESAAPGRYRFHDLVRLYARACADRDEAPPSERGAALSRLLDFYLATAAGVYAIERPGDRTVVHLEPTSYRGLSFGERTQALDWLFAEAQCLLACARQQQAGSGLRRAVDLLWAAKDLAESGANAKQYEQAATTLRDAAQAAADVRAESRARTALSNVHLAAGRYAEADEEARRAIELATAAQDATPVSWAATDRGIIALNQGRYEEAERLLTTARDGYRADGNRPGEASALCNLAQLHQRMNRAESAVSLAQQGVEIFQQLGLSLRLANGRYSLGVALTRADRLAEGLAQLTDAMMIFAANRQRLWEGTTHLRIAQLHLAARRPAQAARHAEQSLAIGVIGGDLIRGSVLNTLGKSLRELGQSDRARACWHEALLLLENTGAPEAAEVRLLLAPADAS, from the coding sequence ATGGACGACCGGGCAGGACACCACGCGCCCCGCGTGCCGGAGCAGAGACGCCCCGGCTCCCCCGAGGAGCCGGCGACGTTGCGCTTCGACGTGCTCGGGCCGGTGCGCGCATGTCGCGGCGACGAACGGCTGGCCACCGGTTCGCCGCAGCAACGCGCCCTGCTGGCGGCCCTGTTGCTGCGCGAGGGCCGTACGGCGACCGCCGCCGAGCTGATCGACGCCCTGTGGGGCGACGAACCCCCTTCGCAGGCACTGGCCGCGGTGCGGACCTACGCCTCCCGGCTGCGCAAGGTGCTGGACCCGGGTGTCCTGGTGAGCGAGTCGGGCGGCTACGCGGTGCGGGTGCCGGACGACGGCGCCCTGGACCTGGCCGTGGCGCAGGAGTGGGCGGCGCAGGCGGAGAAGGCACGCGGCGCCGGGGACCTGTCCCGGGCCCGCGAGGTGCTGAACCGCACGCTGGCGCTGTGGGACGGGGAGGCCCTGGCCGGCGTCCCCGGACCGTACGCGGAGGCGCAGCGCGTCCGGCTGGAGGAGTGGCGGCTCGGGCTGCTGGAATCCCGGCTGGACATGGACCTGGAGCAGGGCTGCCACGCGGAGGCGGTCTCCGAACTCACCGCGCTCACCGCGGCCTACCCGCTGCGCGAGCGGCTGCGCGAACTGCTGATGCTGGCGCTGTACCGCAGCGGCCGGCAGGCGGAGGCGCTCGCCGTGTACGCGGACACCCGGCGGCTGCTCGCCGAGGAGCTGGGGGTCGACCCGCGGGCCGGACTGCGCAGCCTCCAGCACCGCATCCTCCAGGCCGACCCGGAGCTGGCGGAGCCGTCGGCGCCCGCCGCGGAACCCGCGATGGTGCGGGTGCGCCCCGCGCAACTGCCCGCCACAGTGCCCGACTTCACCGGCCGGTCCGCGTTCGTGCGGGAGCTGGGCGAGGTGTTGGCGGGAGCCGGCGACGGAGTCTGCGCGGGCGGCCGGGTGATGGCCGTGTCCGCGCTGGCGGGCATCGGGGGCGTGGGCAAGACGACCCTCGCCGTGCACGTGGCGCACCAGGCACGGCCCGCCTTCCCCGACGGTCAGCTGTACGTCGACCTCCAGGGCGCGGGACCGCGGTCGGCGGAGCCGGAGACGGTCCTCGGCTCGTTCCTGCGCGCCCTGGGCACCGCGGACTCGGCGATCCCCGACTCCCTGGAGGAGCGGGCGGCGCTGTACCGCTCGGTGCTGGACGGCCGCCGGGTCCTCGTGCTGCTGGACAACGCCAAGGACGCGGCCCAGATCCGGCCCCTGCTGCCGGGCACCGAGGGCTGCGCGGCGCTGGTCACCTCGCGGGTGCGGATGGTGGACCTGGCGGGCGCGCATCTCGTCGACCTCGACGTGATGTCCCCCGAGGAGGCCCTCGCCCTGTTCACCCGGATCGTCGGCGAGGAGCGGGTGGCGGCGGAGCGCGAGGCGGCGCTGGACGTGGTCGCCGCGTGCGGGTTCCTGCCCCTGGCCATCCGTATCGCCGCCTCCCGGCTCGCCGCGCGCCGCACGTGGACGGTCTCCGTCCTCGCCGCCAAGCTCGCGGACGAACGGCGCAGGCTGGACGAGCTCCAGGCCGGTGACCTGGCGGTGAAGGCCACGTTCGAGCTCGGCTACGGCGCCCTGGAGCCGGCCCAGGCCCGTGCGTTCCGGCTGCTGGGCCTGGCGGACGGCCCGGACATCTCCCTGGCGGCGGCCGCGGCGGTCCTGGACCTGCCGGCGGACGACACCGAGGACCTGCTGGAGTCCCTCGTGGACACCTCCCTGCTGGAGTCCGCCGCCCCCGGCCGCTACCGGTTCCACGACCTGGTCCGGCTCTACGCGCGTGCATGCGCCGACCGGGACGAGGCGCCGCCCAGCGAGCGCGGGGCGGCGCTGTCCCGGCTGCTGGACTTCTACCTGGCCACGGCGGCGGGGGTGTACGCGATCGAGCGCCCGGGGGACCGGACCGTGGTCCACCTGGAGCCCACCTCGTACCGGGGTCTGTCCTTCGGCGAGCGGACGCAGGCCCTCGACTGGCTCTTCGCGGAGGCCCAGTGCCTGCTGGCGTGCGCCCGGCAGCAGCAGGCGGGCAGCGGGCTGCGGCGGGCCGTCGATCTCCTGTGGGCCGCCAAGGATCTGGCGGAGTCGGGAGCCAACGCCAAACAGTACGAACAGGCCGCCACGACCCTGCGGGACGCGGCGCAGGCCGCCGCCGACGTCCGGGCGGAGAGCCGGGCCCGCACGGCGCTGTCCAACGTCCATCTGGCGGCGGGGCGTTACGCCGAGGCGGACGAGGAGGCCCGGCGCGCGATCGAACTCGCCACGGCGGCACAGGACGCGACGCCGGTCAGCTGGGCGGCGACGGACCGGGGGATCATCGCCCTCAACCAGGGGCGCTACGAGGAGGCGGAGCGGCTCCTGACCACGGCGCGGGACGGCTACCGGGCCGACGGCAACCGGCCGGGAGAGGCCAGCGCGCTCTGCAACCTCGCCCAGTTGCACCAGCGCATGAACCGGGCCGAGAGCGCGGTCTCGCTGGCGCAGCAGGGCGTCGAGATCTTCCAGCAGCTCGGTCTCAGCCTGCGTCTCGCCAACGGCCGGTACTCCCTCGGTGTGGCGCTCACCCGCGCCGACCGTCTCGCGGAGGGCCTGGCCCAGCTCACCGACGCCATGATGATCTTCGCGGCCAACCGGCAGCGGCTCTGGGAGGGCACGACCCATCTGCGGATCGCCCAGCTGCACCTGGCGGCCCGCCGGCCCGCGCAGGCCGCCCGGCACGCGGAGCAGTCGCTCGCCATCGGGGTCATCGGCGGTGACCTGATCCGGGGCAGCGTCCTGAACACCCTGGGCAAGAGCCTGCGCGAACTGGGTCAGTCCGACCGGGCGCGCGCCTGCTGGCACGAGGCCCTGCTGCTGCTGGAGAATACGGGCGCTCCCGAGGCCGCCGAGGTGCGCCTGCTGCTGGCCCCCGCGGACGCGTCGTGA
- a CDS encoding Zn-ribbon domain-containing OB-fold protein, with product MLTPVTDSDGAPFWRYAARGELRVQACGACGEPRFPPRPCCPHCRSFASEWRLMSGQGRIWSWVVPHPPLLPDYAALAPYNVILVELAEAPRIRLVGNLVSAPGAALDSFPPDRIRIGARVRAVFTGDGLVQWVLERP from the coding sequence ATGCTCACTCCCGTCACCGACTCCGACGGCGCGCCCTTCTGGCGCTACGCCGCCCGGGGCGAACTCCGCGTCCAGGCCTGCGGCGCGTGCGGCGAACCCCGCTTCCCGCCCCGCCCGTGCTGCCCGCACTGCCGGTCCTTCGCCTCCGAGTGGCGGCTGATGTCGGGGCAGGGCCGGATCTGGTCCTGGGTCGTCCCGCACCCGCCCCTGCTCCCCGACTACGCGGCGCTGGCCCCTTACAACGTGATCCTCGTCGAGCTCGCCGAGGCGCCCCGCATCCGGCTGGTCGGCAACCTGGTGAGCGCGCCGGGCGCGGCCCTGGACTCCTTTCCCCCCGACCGGATCCGGATCGGCGCGCGCGTGCGGGCCGTGTTCACCGGCGACGGGCTCGTGCAGTGGGTCCTGGAGCGGCCGTGA
- a CDS encoding enoyl-CoA hydratase/isomerase family protein, with amino-acid sequence MSVGLGTDKDTGVAVVTLDRPARLNAIDLETVRDLKDTWRQLRFDDDVRAVVLTGSGQRAFSTGLDRDAVVPQPGSPFMQDDPLLTVGPKANDLWKPVVAAVEGMACGGAFYLLGECEFIVAGADAVFFDPHTAYGMVSAYESVLLAQRMPYGEAARLMLMGTAERISARRAHEVGFVSELTDTGAALSAAVACATVIAGYPPAGVQGTVRALWSAKEAARTMGFAQAPHLISLGNLPSEEQTRLFTTRSAARPRVR; translated from the coding sequence GTGAGCGTAGGCCTCGGCACCGACAAGGACACCGGCGTCGCCGTCGTCACCCTCGACCGGCCGGCCCGGCTCAACGCCATCGACCTGGAGACGGTGCGTGACCTGAAGGACACCTGGCGGCAGTTGCGCTTCGACGACGACGTGCGGGCCGTCGTCCTCACCGGGTCCGGACAGCGGGCGTTCAGCACCGGCCTCGACCGGGACGCCGTCGTGCCGCAGCCCGGGTCCCCCTTCATGCAGGACGATCCGCTGCTCACCGTCGGGCCGAAGGCGAACGACCTGTGGAAGCCGGTCGTCGCCGCCGTGGAGGGGATGGCGTGCGGGGGCGCCTTCTACCTCCTCGGGGAGTGCGAGTTCATCGTGGCCGGCGCCGACGCCGTGTTCTTCGACCCGCACACCGCCTACGGGATGGTCAGCGCCTACGAGTCGGTGCTGCTGGCGCAGCGGATGCCGTACGGGGAGGCCGCGCGGCTGATGCTGATGGGCACGGCGGAACGGATCTCCGCGCGCCGCGCCCACGAGGTCGGGTTCGTCTCCGAGCTCACCGACACCGGCGCGGCCCTGTCCGCCGCCGTCGCCTGCGCCACCGTGATCGCCGGGTATCCCCCGGCCGGTGTCCAGGGCACCGTGCGGGCGCTGTGGTCGGCGAAGGAGGCGGCCCGCACGATGGGCTTCGCCCAGGCCCCGCACCTCATCTCCCTGGGCAACCTGCCGAGCGAGGAGCAGACCCGGCTGTTCACCACCCGATCGGCCGCCCGGCCCCGCGTGCGCTGA
- a CDS encoding LLM class F420-dependent oxidoreductase translates to MSLDYGIQLPVQSQSTIYAEPWEADAGPADLVEVARAADRAGFAYVAACDHVAIPRRLADAMSTVWYDPVATLAHLAAVTERVRLLAHVAVVGLRHPLLTAKQYATLDHLSGGRLILGVGAGHVREEFETLGVDFERRGAVLDETLDALRAALGPDEYPAHHGKSFDFEGLGQRPRPAQERVPLWVGGSSPAAVRRAALKGDGWLPQGDPRDRLPGQIETLRRLRGDGAPLTVGAITEPLYVGAPGWEVGRRTLTGPPEVLAESLRAYAAMGVDQIQVRFRCRDRGELIDQIGLFGTEVGPLLDGGS, encoded by the coding sequence GTGAGCCTCGACTACGGCATCCAGCTCCCGGTGCAGTCCCAGTCCACGATCTACGCCGAGCCCTGGGAGGCGGACGCGGGGCCCGCCGACCTGGTGGAGGTGGCGCGCGCCGCCGACCGCGCCGGGTTCGCCTATGTCGCCGCCTGCGACCACGTGGCGATCCCGCGGCGGCTGGCGGACGCCATGAGCACGGTCTGGTACGACCCGGTGGCCACCCTCGCCCACCTCGCCGCGGTGACCGAGCGCGTCCGGCTGCTCGCCCACGTCGCCGTCGTCGGTCTGCGCCACCCCCTGCTCACCGCCAAGCAGTACGCCACCCTCGACCACCTCAGCGGCGGCCGGCTGATCCTCGGGGTCGGCGCCGGGCACGTCCGCGAGGAGTTCGAGACGCTCGGGGTGGACTTCGAGCGGCGCGGGGCGGTCCTGGACGAGACGCTCGACGCGCTGCGGGCCGCGCTGGGCCCCGACGAGTACCCCGCCCACCACGGCAAGTCCTTCGACTTCGAGGGACTCGGACAGCGGCCCAGACCGGCCCAGGAGCGGGTTCCGCTGTGGGTCGGCGGGTCCTCGCCGGCCGCTGTGCGCCGCGCCGCGCTCAAGGGGGACGGCTGGCTGCCCCAGGGAGACCCGAGGGACCGGCTGCCCGGGCAGATCGAGACCCTGCGGCGGCTGCGCGGTGACGGCGCACCCCTCACCGTCGGCGCCATCACCGAGCCGCTGTACGTCGGGGCGCCCGGCTGGGAGGTCGGCCGCCGCACCCTCACGGGGCCGCCGGAGGTCCTCGCCGAGTCGCTGCGCGCCTACGCGGCGATGGGCGTCGACCAGATCCAGGTGCGCTTCCGGTGCCGTGACCGCGGCGAACTCATCGATCAGATCGGCCTGTTCGGAACCGAGGTGGGACCCCTGCTGGACGGCGGTTCCTGA